One segment of Caloenas nicobarica isolate bCalNic1 unplaced genomic scaffold, bCalNic1.hap1 Scaffold_83, whole genome shotgun sequence DNA contains the following:
- the LOC136002942 gene encoding LOW QUALITY PROTEIN: E3 ubiquitin-protein ligase RBBP6-like (The sequence of the model RefSeq protein was modified relative to this genomic sequence to represent the inferred CDS: substituted 1 base at 1 genomic stop codon) has protein sequence MEMRNSSGVRSQKEPVSGTSKAIDDSPAPLSLAQLIKTANLAEAKASEEDKIKAMMIQSCWEYNPATYMKKPPPSYTCFRCGKPGHYIKNCPTKGDKTFEPVPRIKKSTGIPRSFLMEVEDPSTRGAMLTSTGKYAIPIINAEAYARGKKEKPPFLPAEPPSSSSNHDPVPEELLCLICKNITTDAVIIPCCGNSYCDECIRTALLESEEHKCPTCHRTDVSPDALVANKFLRQIVNNFRNGTGYTRRVHKQLGQQPPPLVTPPAALVTSAELSRSSSLSISTLSEEKAIIFLCCAFXRSKSPCGALSYPRSSYTHCKSRSGFSCTRSDSRSRSRSRSYSPLLPSPRRGKGKSHNYRPRSRSRGHYRSRSRSPVFRGQARTQRTTPQGEGEREYFNRHTAVPLYGMKAAYGRSVEFQDPFEKERYREWERNYGEWSGKFDRGCAAGAQPGPPVNRETFSPERFDPPETRREISPYTWGCREDCPGGQRHENRRIAGDGPEKASGREHHGMKNPTNSKEKEVKNPLGDDRASKQRFQGKRRKEDENEGFPNAQLFEGAKNPKRDS, from the exons AAGTCAAAAGGAGCCAGTGAGCGGAACATCAAAAGCG ATCGATGACTCTCCTGCACCTCTTTCTCTGGCACAGCTTATTAAG ACGGCCAACCTGGCTGAAGCCAAAGCTtctgaagaagataaaataaaagccatgaTGATTCAGTCCTGCTGGGAATACAATCCAGCCAC TTACATGAAGAAACCTCCACCATCTTACACCTGTTTCCGTTGCGGAAAACCCGGCCACTATATAAAGAACTGCCCAACAAAAGGG GACAAAACTTTTGAGCCTGTTCCCAGGATTAAAAAGAGCACAGGAATTCCCAGGAGTTTCCTGATGGAGGTGGAAGATCCCAGTACGAGGGGTGCGATGCTGACAAGCACCGGAAAATACGCAATACCGATTATTAATGC GGAAGCTTATgcgagagggaagaaggaaaaacctcCATTTTTACCAGCGGAaccgccctcctcctcctcaaaccACGACCCTGTTCCGGAGGAGTTGTTATGTCTCATTTGTAAAAACATTACGACCGATGCCGTCATTATTCCCTGTTGTGGAAACAGTTATTGTGATGAAT GTATCAGGACAGCGTTACTGGAATCTGAGGAACATAAATGCCCAACATGTCACCGGACGGATGTTTCTCCTGATGCTTTAGTTGCCAACAAGTTCCTACGCCAG ATTGTGAACAACTTCAGAAACGGAACTGGCTACACAAGAAGGGTCCATAAGCAGCTTGGGCAGCAGCCGCCACCACTCGTgacacctcctgctgctctggtgaCAAGCGCGGAACTTTCAAGATCTTCCTCTCTGTCCATCAGCACTTTGTCAGAAGAGAAGGCAA ttatttttctgtgttgtgctttttaaagGTCCAAGTCTCCCTGTGGTGCTTTGTCTTACCCTAGAAGTTCGTATACCCACTGCAAGTCACGATCAGGCTTTTCCTGCACTCGCTCCGACTCTCGGTCACGGAGTCGTTCTCGTTCCTACTCGCCATTGCTGCCGTCTCCAAGAAGAGGCAAAGGGAAGAGTCATAACTATCGCCCTAGGTCAAGGTCGCGTGGTCATTACCGCTCTAGGTCAAGGTCTCCAGTATTTAGAGGCCAGGCTCGCACTCAAAGGACGACACctcaaggggaaggagaaagggagtaTTTTAACAGACACACAGCAGTTCCACTATATGGTATGAAAGCTGCCTATGGCAGATCTGTTGAATTTCAGGAtccatttgaaaaggaaagatacaGAGAATGGGAAAGGAACTATGGAGAATGGTCTGGAAAGTTTgacaggggctgtgctgctggtgctcagccTGGACCTCCAGTGAACAGAGAGACCTTTTCTCCAGAGAGGTTCGATCCACCTGAGACCAGACGAGAGATTTCGCCATATACTTGGGGATGTAGGGAGGAttgtcctggtgggcagcgccATGAAAATCGTCGTATAGCTGGAGATGGCCCTGAAAAAGCTTCTGGAAGAGAGCACCATGGCATGAAAAATCCAACAAactcaaaagagaaagaggtgaaaaaCCCACTGGGAGATGACAGAGCAAGTAAACAGAGATtccaagggaagagaagaaaagaggatgaGAATGAAGGATTTCCCAATGCTCAGTTGTTTGAAggtgcaaaaaaccccaagagaGACAGTTAG